From a region of the Dictyostelium discoideum AX4 chromosome 2 chromosome, whole genome shotgun sequence genome:
- the pitrm1 gene encoding peptidase M16 family protein, with translation MIRLCKNIKTIKPCVNSINNRVTSHGLKVSSSSSSSSSSLFNNNNNNNLDKRSFISSPQTNTTLKPNQTYVFDNQDIFKDIKRGKDRNKLNLKIGDEIHGFKVIKIREVPERQFKTYQFEHIETGAKYLHIDCEDTNNVFSVTFKTIPKDSTGVAHILEHTTLCGSKKYPVRDPFFNMLKRSLNTYMNAWTAPDHTSYPFGTQDPKDYYNLLSVYLDATFFPNLSEQDFRQEGHRLEFEQMENPQSPLKFKGIVFNEMKGALSDPSSFYAEISQQHLYPGTTYSHNSGGEPNDIPSLTYQQLKDFHSNHYHPSNSYFFSYGDLNPINHLKFINDNSLSKFKNNSNNINTTVNKVKRWSESKRIYLKCPPSAMDVNPEKKFKFSISILHKENKDLFESLSLHMLSNLLLRGSNTPMYQALLESGLVLDYSPNTGFDDGLLESSFSVGGIGIKKEDLEKVEKVIIETLEKSSRDGFASDVIESILHQYEFAQKDVSASFGLKLVGSLSSNWIHGGDPVDPLFLNEAIAKLRKELEKGGFFETKIKELLNNPHRLYITMENDENLQKEEQEKELQKLERIKSELTPEQTKEIIEVAKDLQFRQNQIQDVSVLPKINICDIEKQQSKIDHIDTKLSMTNGDGVPLRILDLPTNGISYFRSTIDISSMDPKLKPYVPIFCSLIDEMGAAEFDHKQLDTEINLHIGKFSVSPLITMGHSDLDYTQERIYIKGAALNNNLLKMFSLLQKILLENKWNNPDLLKNLLNQKQASVIEGIPSSGLSYAKILSSSKFSRAAQLSEQWSGLSQVRLINEIVSSNDINSLINKLLAINEFILDRSLMKCLITTEKENISNLENNLSNFLKPFSNKNTPIIVNSLDNANEEITNSSRLNFFPIPATVNYISKTYQAVPYTHVDSAPIQILTKVLSEFLHKEIREKGGAYGGGSSVDSGVISFYSYRDPNLIKTLDAFDQSIQWSLNNKITLENIENAQLSIFSDFDSPESPSNKGVGEWMRDITNEMKQTRRNNLLSITKPKLEEIATKYLFNNQNNYTTVLGSKDNQELNKFTWNNINV, from the exons atgataagattgtgtaaaaatataaaaacaattaaaccatgtgtaaattcaattaataatagagTGACATCACATGGTTTAAaagtatcatcatcatcatcttcatcttcatcatcattatttaataataataataataataatttagataaaaGATCTTTTATTTCTTCACCTCAAACCAATACAACATTAAAACCAAATCAAACCTATGTTTTTGACaatcaagatatttttaaagatataaaaaGAGGAaaag atagaaataaattaaatttaaaaattggtgaTGAAATTCATGGATTTAAAGTTATAAAAATTAGAGAAGTACCAGAGAGACAATTTAAAACATATCAATTTGAACATATAGAAACAGGTGCAAAATATTTACATATAGATTGTGAAGATACAAATAATGTTTTTAGTGTGACATTTAAAACCATACCAAAAGATTCAACAGGTGTAGCACATATTTTAGAGCACACTACATTATGTGGTAGCAAGAAATACCCTGTTAGGGACCCATTCTTCAATATGCTAAAACGTTCGTTAAACACCTATATGAATGCATGGACAGCACCAGACCACACATCCTACCCATTCGGCACACAGGATCCAAAAgactattataatttattatcagttTATTTAGATGCTACATTTTTCCCAAACTTGAGTGAACAAGATTTCCGTCAAGAAGGACACAGATTGGAATTCGAGCAAATGGAGAACCCACAATCGCCATTGAAATTCAAAGGAATCGTATTCAATGAGATGAAAGGTGCCCTATCGGACCCATCGTCATTCTATGCCGAAATCTCACAACAACATCTTTATCCTGGCACCACCTATTCCCACAATAGTGGTGGCGAACCAAACGATATCCCATCATTAACTTaccaacaattaaaagattttcattcaaatcattatcatcctTCAAATTCTTATTTCTTTTCCTATGGtgatttaaatccaattaatcatttaaaatttataaatgataattcattatcaaaatttaaaaataattcaaataatattaatacaacTGTTAATAAAGTTAAACGTTGGTCAGAATctaaaagaatttatttaaaatgtcCACCATCAGCAA TGGATGTTAATCctgaaaagaaatttaaattttcaatttcaattttacatAAAGAgaataaagatttatttgaatcattatcattacatatgttatcaaatttattattaagagGATCAAATACACCAATGTATCAAGCATTATTAGAGAGTGGATTAGTTTTAGATTATTCACCAAATACAGGTTTCGATGATGGTTTATTAGAATCAAGTTTTAGTGTtggtggtattggtattaaaaaagaggatttagaaaaagttgaaaaagtAATCATAGAGACATTGGAGAAATCATCACGTGATGGGTTCGCTTCAGATGTGATTGAATCGATTTTACATCAATATGAATTTGCTCAAAAGGATGTTTCAGCTTCATTTGGTTTAAAACTTGTTGGTTCATTATCATCGAATTGGATTCACGGTGGTGACCCTGTAGATCCATTGTTTTTAAATGAGGCAATTGCTAAACTCAGAAAGGAGCTTGAAAAAGGTGGTTTCTTtgaaactaaaattaaagaacTTTTAAACAATCCTCATAGACTTTACATCACAATGGAGAATGACGAAAATCTTCAAAAAGAGGAACAAGAAAAGGAATTGCAGAAATTGGAAAGAATTAAATCAGAATTAACACCAGAACAAACTAAAGAGATTATAGAAGTTGCAAAAGATTTACAATTTAgacaaaatcaaattcaagatGTTTCAGTATTACCAAAGATTAATATATGTGATATTGAAAAACAGCAATCTAAAATAGACCATATCGatacaaaattatcaatgaCCAATGGTGACGGTGTACCATTACGTATTTTAGATTTACCAACAAATGGTATTAGTTATTTTAGAAGTACAATTGATATCTCCTCAATGGATCCAAAATTGAAACCATACGTACCAATATTCTgttcattaattgatgaaatgGGTGCTGCAGAATTTGATCATAAACAATTGGATactgaaattaatttacataTTGGTAAATTCAGTGTTTCACCATTGATTACTATGGGTCATAGTGATTTGGATTATACTCAAGAgagaatttatattaaagGTGCAGCattgaataataatcttttgaaaatgttttCATTATTACAAAAGATTCTATTAGAGAATAAATGGAATAATCCAGAccttttaaagaatttattaaatcaaaaacaagCTTCAGTAATTGAAGGTATTCCATCAAGTGGTTTATCATATGCAAAGATATTAAGTTCTTCAAAATTCTCTAGAGCTGCTCAATTATCTGAGCAATGGAGTGGTTTATCACAAGTTAGATTAATCAATGAAATAGTCTCCTCAAATGATAtcaattcattaattaataaacttttaGCAATAAATGAATTCATTCTTGATCGTTCCTTAATGAAATGTTTAATTACCACTGAAAAAGAGAATATTTCAAatcttgaaaataatttatcaaactttttaaaaccattttcaaataaaaatacaccaataattgtaaattcaTTAGATAATGCTAATGAAGAAATTACAAATAGTAGTAGATTAAACTTTTTCCCAATTCCAGCAACTGTTAATTATATTTCAAAGACTTATCAAGCTGTACCATATACTCATGTTGATTCAGCaccaattcaaattttaactAAAGTTTTATCAGAATTCCTTCATAAAGAGATTAGAGAGAAGGGTGGTGCCTATGGTGGTGGTTCAAGTGTTGATAGTGGCGTCATCTCATTCTACTCTTATAGAgatccaaatttaattaaaactttagACGCTTTTGATCAATCAATTCAATggtcattaaataataaaatcactttagaaaatattgaaaatgctcaactttcaatattttcagaTTTCGATTCACCTGAATCACCTTCAAATAAAGGTGTTGGTGAATGGATGAGAGATATCACAAATGAAATGAAACAAACTAgaagaaataatttattatcaataactAAACCAAAATTAGAAGAAATCGCTacaaaatatttattcaataatcaaaataattatacaaCAGTTTTAGGTTCAAAAGATAatcaagaattaaataaatttacttggaataatattaatgtttaa
- a CDS encoding hypothetical protein (Similar to Dictyostelium discoideum (Slime mold). CIGB protein): protein MVLHLENNCKGINSLKSIPRHVMLLDGFKEKLSEGILPEGVQNLFLGDIKQDLTIDSIPNSVKAVYLLNGFNQKKTCRNGISTNKLTCGIIPEGVKTLEICDIKQQLTIDSIPKYVSEIIIQRKIKQTIIPFQIPKNITLKYAD from the exons ATGGTATTgcatttagaaaataattgtaaaggaataaatagtttaaaaagTATACCTCGTCATGTAATGCTTTTAGATGGattcaaagaaaaattatCTGAAGGTATATTACCAGAAGGTGTTCAGAACTTATTTTTAGGTGATATAAAACAAGATTTAACTATTGATTCAATTCCCAACTCTGTAAAGgctgtttatttattaaatggattcaatcaaaaaaaaacctgCAGG aatGGGATTTCAACCAATAAATTAACCTGCGGTATAATACCAGAAGGTGTCAAAACCTTAGAAATATGTGAtataaaacaacaattaactattgattcaattcctAAATATGTATCtgaaattataattcaaagaaaaataaaacaaacaaTTATTCCTTTCcaaattccaaaaaatataactttaaaatatgctgattaa
- a CDS encoding hypothetical protein (Similar to Dictyostelium discoideum (Slime mold). CIGB protein), whose amino-acid sequence MISKESENFNNTKCIIHTKKDLMVLCLDCNFIPCCIECISINNKHHGHKFNQIDGSSTKEINLLMNNFKDNIYPKIIDRIGNDQFILNESNKTFNKIQLQYNNNNDLVTKEFKKIHDILSKIELDIKKQLTPTFENNQLINETLNSSLNNDIEILSPIINNNNNNNNNNNNNNNNNNNNNNNNNNNNNTIIDKINDFIKKKNDFKNYSIDGNTFEIIIKYHQSLTLLNN is encoded by the coding sequence ATGATATCAAAAGAGagtgaaaattttaataatactaaatGTATAATACATACAAAAAAGGATTTAATGGTTTTATGTTTagattgtaattttattccATGTTGTATTGAATgtatttcaataaataataaacatcaTGGTCataaattcaatcaaatcGATGGATCAtcaacaaaagaaattaatttattaatgaataattttaaagataatatatatccaaaaataattgatagaATAGGGAAtgatcaatttattttaaatgaatcaaataaaaccttcaataaaattcaattacaatataacaataataatgatttagtaacaaaagaatttaaaaaaattcatgATATACTCTCAAAAATCGAattagatattaaaaaacaattaacaccaacatttgaaaataatcaattaataaatgaaactttaaattcatcattaaataatgatattgaaatactatcaccaataattaataataacaataataataataataataataataataataataataataataataataataataataataataataataataataatacaattattgataaaataaatgattttatcaaaaagaaaaatgattttaaaaattattcaatagATGGAAATacatttgaaataattattaaatatcaCCAATCGTTgacattattaaataattaa
- a CDS encoding hypothetical protein (Similar to Dictyostelium discoideum (Slime mold). CIGB protein) — MISKENDNFKNTKCIIHTKKDLILLCLDCNFIPCCIECNNEVILNESNKTYNKIQLQYNNNNVLVTKEFKKIHDILSIIDFDIKKQLTTTFENNQLINETLNSSINNDIEILSTIINNNNNNNNNNNNNNNNINNNLSIGKSQLEERPIADVLFQIQSFFHPSIDDNNHIYVDNNDFKNDQININNNNNNNNNNNNNNNNNNNNNNNNNNNNTIIDKINDFIKNKNDFENYSIDGKTFEIIKKYQQSLTLLNNNNSIDIINMFKEYNDQTIDFDNHLINNIKENLKLIYSLKNNNNNNYNNNNITDFLNNDNNNNYEINFINFIIGVNKVIFKNFKCNFIIESEENNLIFKFLSRKYYIYSENHSFLKNYNNDKDGIAFRNNCKGITSLKSIPLNVMLLDGFNEKLSEGILPEGVHRLFLGDIKQELTINSIPSSVKSVYLLDGFNQKLTAGILPDGVKNLLLGDIKQDLAIDSIPNSVEFVYLLNGFNRKLTAGILPEGVVFLFLGDIKQDLTIHSIPSSVKFVYLLDGFNQKLTAGILPEGVNFLSLGDIKLDLTIDSIPKSVNSVHLIDGFKQKLTAGILPEGIEDLSLYDIKQDLTIDSIPKSVKSVYLLDGFKHKLTAGILPEGVENLFLGDIKQELTIDSIPKSVKYVNLLDGFNQKLTAGIIPEGVKILEICDIKQLTIDSIPKSVCEIIIPMKQKQTIIPFQIPKNITLKYLDN; from the exons ATGATATCAAAAGagaatgataattttaaaaatactaaaTGTATAATACATACAAAAAAGGATTTAATACTTTTATGTTTAGATTGTAACTTTATTCCATGTTGTATTGAAT GCAATAATGAagttattttaaatgaatcaaataaaacttaTAACAAAATTCAGTTAcaatataacaataataatgttttagtaacaaaagaatttaaaaaaattcacgATATACTCTCAATCattgattttgatattaaaaaacaattaacaacaacatttgaaaataatcaattaataaatgaaactttaaattcatcaataaataatgatattgaaatactatcaacaataattaataataataataataataataataataataataataataataataatattaataataatttatcaattggtaaatCACAACTTGAAGAAAGACCAATAGCAGATgttctttttcaaattcaatcattttttcatccatcaattgatgataacAATCATATATAcgttgataataatgatttcaaaaatgatcaaattaatattaataataataataataataataataataataataataataataataataataataataataataataataataataataataatacaattattgataaaataaatgattttatcaaaaataaaaatgattttgaaaattattcaatAGATGGAaaaacatttgaaattattaaaaaatatcaacaatcattgacattattaaataataataatagtatcgatattataaatatgttTAAAGAATACAACGATCAGACCATTGATTTCgataatcatttaattaataatataaaagaaaatttaaaactaatttattcattaaaaaataataataataataactataataataataatattactgactttttaaataatgataataataataattatgaaattaattttattaattttattattggagttaataaagttattttcaaaaatttcaaatgtaattttataatagaatcagaagaaaataatttaatatttaaat ttCTTTCAAGAAAATATTACATTTATTCAGAGAATCACtcatttctaaaaaattataacaatGATAAAGATGGTATTGCATTTAGAAATAATTGTAAAGGTATAACTAGTTTAAAAAGTATACCTCTAAATGTAATGCTTTTAGATGGGttcaatgaaaaattatcTGAAGGTATATTACCAGAAGGTGTTCATAGATTATTTTTAGGTGATataaaacaagaattaacTATTAATTCTATTCCTAGCTCTGTAAAGTctgtttatttattagatggattcaatcaaaaattaactgCAGGTATATTACCAGATGGTGTTAAAAATTTGTTATTAGGTGATATAAAACAAGATTTAGCtattgattcaattcctAACTCTGTAgagtttgtttatttattaaatggaTTCAATCGAAAATTAACTGCAGGTATATTACCAGAAGGTGTtgtatttttgtttttaggTGATATAAAACAAGATTTAACTATTCATTCAATTCCTAGCTCTGTAaagtttgtttatttattggaTGGATTCAACCAAAAATTAACTGCAGGTATATTACCAGAaggtgttaattttttaagtttaGGTGATATAAAACTAGATTTAACtattgattcaattcctAAATCTGTGAATTCTGTTCATTTAATAGATGGATTCAAGCAAAAATTAACTGCAGGTATATTGCCAGAAGGTATTGAAGATTTGTCTTTATATGATATAAAACAAGATTTAACTATTGATTCGATTCCTAAATCTGTAAAGTctgtttatttattagatGGATTCAAGCATAAATTAACTGCAGGTATATTACCAGAAGGTGTggaaaatttgtttttaggTGACATAAAACAAGAGCTAACtattgattcaattcctAAATCTGTAAAGTATGTTAATTTATTAGATGGATTCAACCAAAAATTAACCGCCGGTATAATACCAGAAGGTGTCAAAATCTTAGAAATATGTgatataaaacaattaactattgattcaattcctAAATCAGTATGTGAAATTATAATTCCAATgaaacaaaaacaaacaatTATTCCATTtcaaattccaaaaaatataactttgaaatatttagataattaa
- the trmt61 gene encoding tRNA (adenine-N(1)-)-methyltransferase catalytic subunit (Similar to m1A58): MLNPNKIIKEGDRVVMYNGKDNMAVLTMESNNVYNSKFGSYRHKNIIGKEYGSKLSSDNGNGFCHVIAMTPELWSITLDHRTQILFNLDISTIIFNLELKNGSRAVESGTGSGSLSSSIARTIAPKGHLFTFEFHEERVKFARKDFKDNGLDQYITVTHRDACGKEGFLRQDINNDIDAVFLDLPSPWDAIENAIAVMHDGSMLCSFSPCIEQVQNTCLKLADSKFQEIKTIEVLIRTFDTRLQEYEELNLTNPYIDNNNNNNNNNNIEENRGKFEIGGIEGLKKDKLLSKPFTEARGHTGYLTFARYLPNA; encoded by the exons atgttaaatccaaataaaattattaaagaaggTGACAGAGTTGTTATGTATAATGGAAAAGATAATATGGCAGTATTAACAATGGAATCAAACAATGTATATAATAGTAAATTTGGAAGTTATCGTCACAAGAATATAATTGGTAAAGAGTATGGCTCGAAATTAAGCTctgataatggtaatggatTTTGTCATGTTATAGCAATGACACCAGAACTTTGGAGTATCACATTAGATCATCGTACACAAATTTTATTCAACCTCGATATCTCTACCATTATCTTCaatttagaattaaagaATGGTTCAAGAGCAGTCGAAAGTGGTACTGGTAGTGGATCACTCTCAAGTTCAATAGCACGTACAATCGCACCAAAGGGTcatttatttacatttgaatTTCATGAAGAACGTGTTAAATTTGCAAGAAAAGATTTCAAAGATAATGGTTTAGATCAATACATCACAGTCACACATCGTGATGCTTGTGGAAAAGAAGGTTTCCTTCGTCaagatataaataatgatattgatgctgtatttttagatttaccATCACCATGGGATGCTATTGAAAATGCTATAGCTGTTATGCATGATGGTTCAATGTTATGTTCATTTTCACCATGTATTGAACAA gtTCAAAATACATGTTTAAAATTAGCAGATTCTAAATttcaagaaattaaaactattgaaGTTTTAATTCGTACATTTGATACAAGATTACAAGAATatgaagaattaaatttaacaaatccatatatagataataataataataataataataataataatattgaagaaaatagaggtaaatttgaaattggtggtattgaaggattaaaaaaagataaattattatcaaaaccaTTCACTGAAGCACGTGGTCATACTGGTTATTTAACATTTGCACGTTATTTACCAAATgcttaa
- the rpc5 gene encoding RNA polymerase III subunit — translation MDASSTTINEPKDIDMTETTKSPQKTTTTTTTTTTTTNTNTDKATIELDELDEYEEEKIPPPPKTKVIINGVEEEEEEEDYVIHEIPVYLSQSLSDYLYLFQYPLRQPWRPYDMSKLEELRIKPKQQKVEMDLSIDPDSDNYNPDAQTKTTKYTLSSTTVSHRTNYAIGLMKSNELHLTPLQSIIQLRPQFNYFDDKWQEEKLRKKQDTKDDDEQDEESGNGGGGGGNGQSIDPLNKIASMQFKKAGAKVSAANQQPNIIKQIENEEQWIKVNLVDDEFDGELIKQFEKLQCEDIYTDIKYDLNESQYFDMLCPRVPDEWVSKAAYIHETVSLETVHKMSLALQIKTIMTNGHVVPYTKIHQLVSQAVKRGLMDHQIIEHLETYAVLIRGRWVVKSEFVTKDSDLEIGRNYLLLQFFDSDYGIDKKEFCKDTGISFEDARELLSKISDLDNKSRRWFLKKQADDDFIDRNPYTVDKFNQQFTDENSRKELLDKVKELTNPNRHSIFGFPRIPSNYREGKTVEHQLLFLLYNFFKQQGVCSIELIKQYIASQRDLKTENNLLNQVNDKMVDEQLKKMATIVRYSYVLKTTGNQKVDKYRDIILEAFNKSGGLKKDDIINLLREKMDTNYVEIPQNIFIQILTELAEAKGKVWVFKAGK, via the exons atggACGCATcgtcaacaacaataaatgaaccaaaagatattgatatgacagaaacaacaaaatcaccacaaaaaacaacaactacaactacaactacaacaacaacaacaaatacaaatacagaTAAAGCAACAATTGAATTGGATGAATTAGATGAATATGAAGAAGAGaaaataccaccaccaccaaaaaccaaagtaataataaatggagttgaagaagaggaagaagaagaagattaTGTTATACATGAAATACCAGTTTATTTATCACAATCATTATcagattatttatatttatttcaatatcCATTAAGACAACCATGGAGACCTTATGATATGAGTAAATTGGAAGAACTTAGAATTAAACCAAAGCAACAAAAAGTTGAAATggatttatcaattgatccAGATTCAGATAATTATAATCCAGATGCACAAACTAAAACCACCAAATATACATTATCATCAACCACTGTATCACATCGTACAAACTATGCAATCGGGTTAATGAAAAGTAATGAATTACATTTAACACCATTACAATCGATCATTCAATTACGTCCacaattcaattatttcgATGATAAATGGCAAGAAGAAAAGTTACGTAAAAAACAAGACAcaaaagatgatgatgaacaagatgaagaaagtggtaatggtggtggcggtggtggtaatggacaatcaattgatccattaaataaaattgcgTCAATGCAATTTAAAAAAGCAGGTGCAAAGGTATCAGCAGCAAATCAACAaccaaatattataaaacaaattgaaaatgaagaacaATGGATAAAAGTGAATTTAGtagatgatgaatttgatggtgaattaataaaacaatttgaaaaacTTCAATGTGAAGATATTTACACTGATATAAAGTACGATTTGAATGAAAGTCAATATTTCGATATGTTATGTCCACGTGTACCTGACGAATGGGTATCAAAGGCAGCCTATATTCACGAGACTGTTTCATTGGAAACTGTACATAAAATGTCATTAGCATTACAAATTAAAACCATCATGACCAATGGTCACGTTGTACCATATACAAAAATCCATCAATTGGTTAGTCAAGCTGTTAAACGTGGTTTAATGGATCATCAAATCATTGAACATCTTGAAACCTATGCAGTGTTAATCAGAGGTAGATGGGTGGTAAAGTCAGAATTTGTCACTAAAGACTCTGATTTAGAAATTGGTAGAAACTATCTTTTACTTCAATTTTTCGATAGTGATTATGGTATTGACAAGAAAGAATTTTGCAAAGATACTGGTATCTCTTTTGAAGATGCTAGAGAATTGTTATCTAAAATATCAGATTTAGATAACAAATCACGTAGATGGTTTTTAAAGAAACAAGCAGATGATGATTTCATCGATCGTAATCCTTACACTGTCGATAAATTCAATCAACAATTCACAGACGAAAATTCAAGAAAAGAACTCTTGGATAAAGTTAAAGAATTAACAAATCCAAATAGACATTCAATATTTGGATTTCCAAGAATTCCAAGTAATTATCGTGAAGGTAAAACTGTTGAACATCAATTACTCTTCCTTTTATACAATTTCTTTAAACAACAAGGTGTTTGTTCAATTGAACTCATTAAACAATATATAGCATCACAAAGAGATTTAAAaactgaaaataatttattaaatcaagttAATGATAAAATGGTTGATgaacaattaaagaaaatggCAACAATAGTTCGTTATAGTtatgttttaaaaacaacTGGTAATCAAAAAGTTGATAAA tatcgtgatattattttagaaGCATTTAATAAGAGTGGTGGTTTAAAGAAAGatgatattataaatttattaagaGAAAAAATGGATACAAATTATGTTGAAATACctcaaaatattttcattcaaattttaacTGAATTAGCTGAAGCTAAAGGTAAAGTTTGGGTATTTAAAgctggaaaataa